The Littorina saxatilis isolate snail1 unplaced genomic scaffold, US_GU_Lsax_2.0 scaffold_1682, whole genome shotgun sequence genome includes a region encoding these proteins:
- the LOC138954942 gene encoding GTPase IMAP family member 4-like, translated as MADLQRLDCDILLDCLSRQKLQPNQFTLLKQEISAVDEKTNRRSNVLSFLKQGENIRILILGKTGSGKSSTGNTLLGTDDFDTKFKLCSGTSQCKLKTYKRNKCSVEILDCPGLYDTTLTDENIGDIILRTVGALHPGPTAILYVITLADRYTSDQFDTYKKLKRMFDDNITRHMVVLFTHGDALEGHSKDEVRDIIEHDSPSELQQVLRECGNRYVIFNNNAKHSTKQLKRLVDVFRDMVDQNNNEPYMCPRYEKIGKEIEKEVSRRQQAQLQASRESGTPHLTHNIINVKDLSIEEEEEKEEEEGQQQQQQQQQKEAGEEKEENLPKQYRSKEDKPHENKSPHGNLKHVNASTDPGAGKGLKTGGSNGSFQRALQFWEQKAGDASHEVGRPVFKVRCIPTEKRRANEEVEKSIDEPKVEALHHNHNIQPGSERSAPIKASIRKGQGPPLEDIDEIAENEEEMEGPKNENTKSECSEKKRSPWAEIIKATNSRPGRKHPHHGRTLLRRNKVHPGDPPAYYCEHLENVKNEMANNGSSEFFNTLRQSLMGLFSFLSPVRK; from the exons ATGGCAGACTTACAACGTCTCGACTGTGACATTCTCCTAGACTGCTTGAGCCGACAGAAACTTCAGCCAAACCAGTTTACTTTGCTGAAACAGGAAATCAGCGCTGTTGACGAGAAAACAAATCGTAGAAGCAATGTTCTCAGTTTTCTTAAACAAG GAGAAAACATCCGAATACTGATCCTTGGAAAGACCGGAAGTGGCAAAAGTTCAACGGGAAACACCCTCTTGGGAACAGATGATTTTGACACAAAATTTAAGCTGTGCTCTGGAACCAGTCAATGTAAACTGAAGACGTATAAACGGAACAAATGTTCTGTTGAG ATCCTTGACTGTCCTGGTCTGTACGACACAACCCTAACGGACGAAAACATCGGCGACATTATTTTGAGAACAGTTGGCGCATTGCACCCCGGCCCGACTGCCATCCTTTACGTCATTACGCTTGCGGATCGTTATACTTCAGACCAGTTTGATACCTACAAAAAGCTGAAACGTATGTTTGACGATAACATTACTCGTCACATGGTTGTTCTCTTCACTCATGGAGACGCTTTGGAAGGTCACAGCAAAGACGAAGTGAGGGACATAATTGAGCACGACTCACCCAGTGAGCTGCAGCAAGTTTTGAGAGAATGTGGCAACCGATAcgttatttttaacaacaacgCCAAACATTCCACGAAACAGCTGAAACGTCTGGTTGACGTTTTTAGAGACATGGTAGATCAAAACAACAACGAGCCATACATGTGTCCGCGCTATGAGAAAATTGGAAAAGAAATTGAAAAAGAAGTGTCTAGGAGGCAACAAGCACAATTACAAGCAAGTAGGGAGTCTGGCACTCCACATCTGACACATAATATCATCAATGTCAAAGACCTCTcaattgaagaagaagaagaaaaagaagaagaagaaggacaacaacaacaacaacaacaacaacaaaaagaagcagGAGAAGAGAAGGAAGAAAATCTTCCAAAGCAGTACAGATCAAAAGAAGATAAACCACATGAAAACAAGTCTCCCCATGGAAATCTCAAGCACGTGAATGCCAGTACTGATCCTGGCGCTGGCAAGGGGCTAAAAACGGGAGGAAGCAATGGTTCTTTTCAAAGAGCGCTACAGTTCTGGGAACAAAAAGCAGGGGATGCGTCGCATGAAGTTGGGAGGCCTGTCTTTAAGGTCAGATGTATTCCTACAGAAAAGAGGAGGGCCAACGAAGAAGTTGAAAAAAGCATCGATGAACCAAAAGTGGAAGCCCTTcatcacaaccacaacataCAGCCAGGTTCAGAGCGTTCGGCTCCAATAAAAGCTTCTATAAGAAAAGGTCAGGGACCACCTCTGGAAGACATTGATGAAATAGCAGAAAACGAGGAAGAGATGGAAGGCCCTAAAAACGAAAACACAAAAAGTGAGTGCTCTGAAAAGAAAAGATCACCTTGGGCAGAAATAATTAAAGCAACAAACAGTCGACCAGGAAGGAAACACCCGCATCATGGTAGAACGCTTCTACGACGCAACAAAGTACATCCGGGTGACCCACCGGCATACTACTGTGAACACCTTGAAAACGTCAAAAACGAAATGGCAAATAACGGGTCATCTGAGTTTTTCAACACACTGCGTCAGAgtttgatgggtttgttttcatttctcaGCCCTGTAAGGAAATGA